The following are encoded in a window of Hippoglossus stenolepis isolate QCI-W04-F060 chromosome 10, HSTE1.2, whole genome shotgun sequence genomic DNA:
- the brms1la gene encoding breast cancer metastasis-suppressor 1-like protein-A isoform X1, whose translation MPVHRDREKKESTAEEMEVEEHEQDASSSEEEDSDTTSVSEDGDSSEMDEEDCERRRVECLDEMSTLEKQFTDLKDQLYRERLSQVNSKLTEVEAGRAAEYLEPLAVLLENMQVRTKVAGNFNTHIHKLMKPYTLWCPDSLSLCASGIYRELCQESVKNKYQCEIQAACQHWESEKLLLFDTVQSELEEKIRRLEEDRHSIDITSELWNDELSGRKKRRDALSPDKKKRRPSVVSGPYIVYMLPDLDILEDWTAIRKAVATLGPHRGKSDSESPVFPFRPDRNRPILNC comes from the exons ATGCCGGTGCACCGTGAccgggagaagaaggagagtaCAGCAGaagagatggaggtggaggagcacGAGCAGGATGCTTCcagctcagaggaggaggattccGACACCACCTCTGTCTCTGAGGATGGAGACAGCTCAG AAATGGATGAGGAGGACTGTGAGCGGAGGAGGGTGGAGTGCCTGGATGAAATGTCCACCCTGGAGAAACAGTTCACTGATCTCAAAGACCA gctGTATCGTGAGCGGCTTAGTCAAGTGAACAGTAAGCTGACAGAGGTGGAAGCTGGTCGGGCAGCAGAATATCTGGAGCCTCTGGCTGTACTGCTGGAGAACATGCAGGTCCGCACTAAAGTGGCAGGtaacttcaacacacacatacacaagctcATGAAGCCATACACACTCTGGTGTCCTGATTCACTCTCACTTTGTGCGTCAGGTATCTACAGAGAGCTGTGTCAGGAATCTGTGAAGAACAAGTATCAGTGTGAGATCCAGGCAGCATGCCAGCACTGGGAg agtgagaagctgctgctgtttgatacGGTGCAGAGTGAACTGGAGGAGAAAATCAgaagactggaggaggacagacacagCATAGACATTAcatcag AGCTGTGGAATGACGAGTTgtcagggaggaagaagaggagagatgcTTTAAGTCCAgataagaagaaaagaagacCTTCAGTGGTGTCTG GCCCATATATTGTCTATATGCTTCCTGACTTGGACATCCTGGAGGACTGGACAGCCATCAGAAAG GCTGTGGCTACGCTCGGTCCCCACAGAGGGAAGTCTGACTCTGAAAGCCCCGTGTTCCCATTCAGACCCGACAGAAACAGACCCATACTGAACTGCTGA
- the brms1la gene encoding breast cancer metastasis-suppressor 1-like protein-A isoform X2, with amino-acid sequence MPVHRDREKKESTAEEMEVEEHEQDASSSEEEDSDTTSVSEDGDSSEMDEEDCERRRVECLDEMSTLEKQFTDLKDQLYRERLSQVNSKLTEVEAGRAAEYLEPLAVLLENMQVRTKVAGIYRELCQESVKNKYQCEIQAACQHWESEKLLLFDTVQSELEEKIRRLEEDRHSIDITSELWNDELSGRKKRRDALSPDKKKRRPSVVSGPYIVYMLPDLDILEDWTAIRKAVATLGPHRGKSDSESPVFPFRPDRNRPILNC; translated from the exons ATGCCGGTGCACCGTGAccgggagaagaaggagagtaCAGCAGaagagatggaggtggaggagcacGAGCAGGATGCTTCcagctcagaggaggaggattccGACACCACCTCTGTCTCTGAGGATGGAGACAGCTCAG AAATGGATGAGGAGGACTGTGAGCGGAGGAGGGTGGAGTGCCTGGATGAAATGTCCACCCTGGAGAAACAGTTCACTGATCTCAAAGACCA gctGTATCGTGAGCGGCTTAGTCAAGTGAACAGTAAGCTGACAGAGGTGGAAGCTGGTCGGGCAGCAGAATATCTGGAGCCTCTGGCTGTACTGCTGGAGAACATGCAGGTCCGCACTAAAGTGGCAG GTATCTACAGAGAGCTGTGTCAGGAATCTGTGAAGAACAAGTATCAGTGTGAGATCCAGGCAGCATGCCAGCACTGGGAg agtgagaagctgctgctgtttgatacGGTGCAGAGTGAACTGGAGGAGAAAATCAgaagactggaggaggacagacacagCATAGACATTAcatcag AGCTGTGGAATGACGAGTTgtcagggaggaagaagaggagagatgcTTTAAGTCCAgataagaagaaaagaagacCTTCAGTGGTGTCTG GCCCATATATTGTCTATATGCTTCCTGACTTGGACATCCTGGAGGACTGGACAGCCATCAGAAAG GCTGTGGCTACGCTCGGTCCCCACAGAGGGAAGTCTGACTCTGAAAGCCCCGTGTTCCCATTCAGACCCGACAGAAACAGACCCATACTGAACTGCTGA